From the genome of Setaria viridis chromosome 1, Setaria_viridis_v4.0, whole genome shotgun sequence:
TGGTTGTCTCCGATCCCAGGCTCGATCTCACCTcagctgcactgcactgcacataGAACCCAGAAAGAAGCGTCAGAAAGCCGACGCTAATTAAAGCGGGCTTCCTTCTTTTTACTTGAAAATGGCAGGGCCACGGCGAGTTGCTGACACGTGCAGTGCGCATCCAGATCACGAATGCATGGCATCTTTTTTGCTCGCTAAGCTCTTCCATAGGAGGGTTTTTTTTATAGTAGTGAATTGGAGTGAAATACGAGGGTTTGGACGGGAAGTTAGTTCATTCTAGACTTAATCATTTTCGTTCCACAGGAATACTTTTCTATCAAACAAGCCGCGGGGAAGAAGGTTTGGGGCTTCGGGCTAGCAGTAGGTGTCGGCGTGACCGGCCGAATGCCCGGCCGGCCCCTCGTGGAGGGCATTATATTTGTGGCCTGGACACCTTGACACAGCTTTTCCATGCTGAAAACTTCTCCTTTTGGATGCGTAACACGGCTAACGCAAAAAGGTTACTCAGCTCCTGTGCTTTGCTTCCCCGAACAGTACCGCAAAACGTAGTATCATTTTTCTGAGTTCCGGCCTTTTGCCATGAACACCAGGTCATCATGTACTCCAACTAATCCAGTCTAAAAAAAACTACTCCAACTAATCAGTTTGTCCTAAactttaaaattagagatattCAGCTAAATATTTAGAATTAGAGATATTTAAAACCGGATACTGGGAGAGAGTACCGGCCTTTGTCCACAGTTCATCATTACTGTATCACCCTTGATGTCGTGCCAAGGTGCAAGGTGCAGGCTGCGGCCGAGCACGCACGAGGGCTCATCACCAGCGCTACCGACTGCGAAATTCCGAACAGAGGCCACCTCTGGCATACCACAGGATGGAGTACATGGTCTGTCGACAGAAAGGCTTTAGTTTACAACCAGTCATTTTTCTGGAATGTCACACATTGGTGCTACGGCTACAGCGTAACGCTTAACATCATCTCTCTACAGAGTTTACACCCAAAAGAATGTTGTCTTCGATATTTAGCTATTTCTGTGCACTGAAGTGCAATGTGTCATGCATACATGGTACAACACGAATGGGCAGCCGGGGCAAAACAAATCGTAGCTCGGCTTTGATGAATCCCGTGAGGAACAATGGTCGTCCTCCCTCCCATAATCTGCACACATCTTGGAATCCATGAAAAGAATGCGGAAGCTGGGGGCATTGGAGTCGATGCTTCTAGCTACGTTGCAGTAAGCAAATCCagatgctgaattgctgatggttgtgctgatcaatcttcgtgctcatcttcttcttcagagTCTGTGTGGAAAGCAAGGTATAGTAACATTATAGCAAATTTTAACCTCAACACAAGTTGGAAGAAGCTAGCTAGAAGTACAACTTCTTCACATAAGCAAATCAAACTGATTCACGCAGCATTTACAAGATAGCATACTAAAACTTCCTGTAGGTCAGTGCTTACCAGATCGAACATCATCTCCAACATTTCTCGTCCTTATTTGTCTCACAAGCATCCGATATATTAAAACCCACCAATATATGTGGAGGACAAGTAGTGAAAATAGAAGGGAATTGAACACATAGTAGTATATAGGACCGTCAAAATTGTGCTTCTTTTTATCCAAAGTCAACAAGACCTCATAGCTGAAATAAATGGATTTAGTCAAATAATGtgtaaaaaaatccaaaaaacaGCCAGTCAGCTTGCTTCTAAATTACCAAAACCATAACGTAGCTTCTCAGAATTTAACATGTTTGCTATAATAGTTTAGTATTATATATTTTGGGCACTAAATCATATGATTAGCAACGTGGACAGAGGTGTGAAATCTCTAATTATTACCAGTGCTAAATAACAAACTAAGGAGTAAGTTTCTTCAAGGTATAAGATGCTAGCTGTAAGACTAAACGAAGGCTTGTTCTTTAGACTAGAGGAAGTCACTGTCAAATTTTTCACAATAAAGTTGGGTACAAAACAATAAGAAACTGGCACGTGGTTTCACATCTATATATGCAAACAAAACTTATTTTCTTCTAACACTTTAGTGATTTTTCCTGGCAATAAGAGTCTGATAGACTCCTGATACAGAACACAACAATTTACCTTGTACTTCTCAGAATCCAGAATGGAAAATATGTGAGGCGGAGAAGAATCCATGAAACAACAAAAAGCAGAAACGAAATGTTGGCAAGCCAATCACAATGGCTGTACTTGGACATCTTCCCTACTTCCAGGAAAACGTCACTTGCATCATGAATTGCCAATACTATAGAGCCAACTCGAGCAAATCTGGTTGACCAAGGAAAAGAAGTTTGAATTAAAACAGATTGTATATGAATTATGAAAGgagtgaaaaaagaaagaaattaacaaATCAGCAATGATGACTAAGAGTTCCTCCAATATTGATAGAACTATGTTCCAAATTCATGAAACAACAAAAGTAGCAGTTATCCAAGATAAGAACATACCTGAACACATAAGATAGAACAATCAGAACAACAGTAGCAACATGATGCGACATTGACACGCCAAAGTCTGAACGCCTTGTTTCCCAAAAAATAAGTGCAAATATGGAATATGTGTAGAATCCAGCAGCATACATGTAAACCGCCTTAAGTTTCAATCTGAGAGCAACGGCAAAACCATTAGATTTAGACTAGCCTGAGAACCAAAAAGAATTTGTATCAGAAGGTACAGTGGAAGGATCAATTACTTTATCTTCTGATCAGGCCAAACCTGTTCTCCAGGTCCTACCCAAAAATATCTGGTATTGGTGAACCAAGGCTCATTATATGTGACTGACAGAGCTAAAAGCTCCCCAGATAGGAAATAGACACATTTCCAAGCCGATTCCTTGAAttttcttatcttcttccttgtttcttctgtttcATTACTAGTTCTCTGATGTCCCTGCCCAAGTATAAGCCTCCTTGCAACCCTCTGAAACATTTACATAGGAAAGCAAAGAAGTTTGGAGATTAATTGAAACATCGGAAGGAATATCAAAGGTGTGAAAAAAAGGGACAAGGTGAATCAAAAGAGAAATCATTGGAAATCAAAAGAGAAACCATTGGAACACCAGACTATAGAAGCATGAAATTCTATTCAGAAGGATGCCGATGCCGTATGACCTGATAATGCAACCCTTTATGAACAACATATTTCAGAGGCATAAGCAAATCCAAACCCAACAATGGTTAAATTCGATAAGTGCTGATGAAAATGATCTCAGCAGGTAAATGAAAAATGTTTCAAGTTTAAAGATAACACAAATGATAGAAATGTATGCGTGCCAAAACTCCGTTGCTAGAATACCCAGTTATTGTCCATTTCTTTCTATATAATAATATTCttttgtaaaaagaaaagtttcAATCTTTCATCTAGTTCAACTTAGTCCATAGTCTCAACTAACCTTCAAGTAAGCAATCTTTATAAATATACATAATCTATTCTGCTGTGAAGCATGTAGGTCCATCAAATTAAACGGAAGAAGTCTGCATTTTTCGTGCCCAAAATGCAACTGCCGACTGGTTACAATTACTTTCCAGATCAGAACGTTCAGACATATGGCTAGCAACACAAATTTGAATAACACCCTAATTGCAAATCACCATATAAACTTAACACAGGAAACCAAAATGCATTTTGACAGAGAGAGCATCAAAGCTCAGCAAAATTTCTGGCCCCAGAATATTGAGAGGGTGAAGCAAACTGCTCTCACACTCCACAGCTGGAACTTCGAATATTAACAATGGATTTATACTCCATTTTGCTAGCTCAAGATCCTCACCTGGCTCATAAAAAAGGTTTCTCTTATGCCAGAAACTGCTATTGAACATAAGACCTTCTATCTATACAAGTATCCATACTCATGAATCAACCGAGTAACTGCACTTAGTTTTGAATACCACACTAGCTATAAAATGTACGATACTAAAAGAGCAATTGACCCTAGAAATAGTATCTGTGGGGCCTGTTGCCAATTGCAGGCGAATACCACGACTCTAGTCTTGAAAGGCCATTCCACAACAGCTGCCAACATACCGACATATGAACCACAATTTCTTCAGGAAACCTGCTCACGGCTGCAAACCAACCAACCATGCTACTCCCTCCTTATGAAGAACCAATGTAACGAAAGCAGGCACCTCCATTAAATTCGTCACCACCTATGCAGAAGCTGCATAGCAGTAGCATTGGCCTAGTTCTGGACTTAGGGACCACCAATTACAAAGGAGCAAAGCTTAAACGGCTACGCTAGGCATATATTTCAGTGGCCAACTCCAATAGATTGGGATATCTAAGTAACGAACCAAACAATTTAGACAATATAGGAGTCGGAGAGAGAGAAAATGCTATGCGAGCAAAGAATTGATATGATTTAGATCTTCCAAAGAGCTAATCATTTGAGCCCGGAAAGACTCGATTACTGAACCAAGCGCTTTCCACGTGTCAAATTAGCCCAGACACGCGCAAATGATGATTAGATCACTAAAAATAGCACCTTGTTGTTGCACCCAAGATGATTAGATCGCTAAAAATAGCTCCTTGTTGTTGCACACAAGGCAGATAGTTTTAGCCAAGGCAATTGTACAAGCTGTTATTAGAGTTGGGGAACCCAGCAAGAGTTCAGGCGAATTTTTCGGCAGCAACTCTTAAGCGCCAGAGTCATGAAACCTTGACTGACGAAACAACCGCGGagaaacaagaagaaagaaagacgGCAAGGGCTGGGCGCACCTCGAAGACGAagcggtcgaggaagaagcGGAcggtggggaagaagaggacGAAGGCCGGGAGCGCGAGGAAGTCGTCGTACGCCGGGTAGGACTCGCGCTCCCAGTCCACCTCCGCGAGGagccgccccgccgctgccccgaGCCCCATGTCCCCGCTtccccccggccccggccgaaTCGGAGGCCGCCTCTGGAGAgtcccgtggcggcggcggctgctagCACAGAAGGATCGACGCGGTTGGGCCCGATTCCGCGGCGGCTACGGGCAGGAATGGCCTCTGGGGGGAGCCGCCGGCTGGGGGGACTCGTCTCGCGCTGTGTGGCCGCGGTCGCCTCCGTGTTTACTTCtgtgaaaaggaaaaaacaaacaagCGAGTTTTTTTCACTTTCTCCCCCCGTGTTTtcgttttgtttttttctcGTGTCCGGCCTTTTTATGCTGGTGGGCTTCGTTGGCGGAGATACGGTACGGAAAATTCCAAGGCCTTGGGAACCGTAGCGAGGTGGCCGACATCAACGCGGATAGCCGAATACAAATGGTTTTGCctagcttttctttttttgtaatCGTACGCTGTTACAGAGGGGGAGAGTAGTCGTGCTAGCAATCGCTCCCAAATCCGTACCGTCCGTCCTGATTAGCTTATCAAAGAGGAAGGATTTCAAGTTAAGAATGGTGGATGATGCTACTTGTTCGAAGTCTATCCCAAGATATTCGTGTACAATTCTACCGTAACTAAGTAGTTTTCGTTTGTTTTATTCCCTTTATCAATATAGTTGAGCCATCACTCTCGAGTGATTTTATGCCTTCTCATCTCTAGCTAGAAATTGTCAGGTGGCGACGGTCAAAGGTATATAGGAATTGGATTGAGGTttcttagggtgcgtttggtttgagggacgaagtgggacgggacgggacgatcccacttcgtcccgtgTTTGGTTTGAAGACAGGTGGGACGGGAACATCCCtacgagggaatatacccttcagatgcgggatgcccccatcccaccaaaacgagcggacggggcatcccacttcgcccccgtcacgcgTCGTCCGTCCGCACCGGTGGAGGGGGCGAGGTTGGGCGGGGtggagccgccggcggaggagccggcgcgggcgagcacggccggcgggcgcggaggggccggcgcgggttcgcgcggccggcgggcgagcAGGGCTGGCGGGCGCGAGCTCCACCGCAGCCGgccggtggaggaagaagatacctgttagtatgacaggtgggccccacgaacggtgttaacagaagaagaaaacggTGCTCGTCCCGTCTATAGCGATCtccccaaccaaacaaaaaattaggacggacccatcccattcaaccaaacaagaaatgGAATCATCCCATCCCGAAAACTGGAACGGGACCGTCCCGTTCTACATTGtctcccaaccaaacgcaccttTATTGACTAGAGGGGGAGCGGCTAGGTGAAAAGTAGGAATTTTCATGCAATTCGTCAAATGAGGAGCGAACAGGTCTGAGATTTTTGGGGCATGTTACCAGTAGTACTCTCGAGTCCTCAAAGAGACACAGATGAAATGACGGGACCCCACCGCGAATTCACTCGACGGTCGAGTGCTGGGATCATCTGGggaccgcggcggcgcccacGGCGTGCAACGCAAAATGACTGGCATGACGGTACTACATGCAAGCGAAGCACGGATCAGACCAAATCAAGCTCTGCACATGCATGCGTGCCGTCATCcgagaaaaaaaagatcaaagTGTCCCGCAGCAGGAGCAATCAGGAACGACGTTTGGTGGAGGTCAGGGAGATCCAGGGGGCACGACGCGACGATTGTTCCTCGCCGCTCATCAgcccggcgccccgcgccgccgcgcgtgcGCGTCTGCACCACCACCATTCCGAGACAGCGGGGGATGGGGAAACTCCCGAGTCCGCGTTTGACTCATCGACTGTTCTGGGTGAATATTCTATACAATCGACTGTTCTGGGTGAATATTCTCTACAATCTAATCTCGTgctgcttgcagttgcagcgaAAAGTCATGAAAGGGCAGGTGAGTGCACGCGCGTTTGACGTACGACTATCCGTGTTCAGCACGAAGTCGAAGAGTACAACCTGCAGCCCCATCATCTCCAAGCTCCTCCCTAAAGCTTGCTCCATGTTGAAAATTTCAAGTCTTCTAACTTTTCGACAGACACGGACCAGAAAAATCCACACGAATAGCAGCAATGCCTTGCCAAACTATGGAGATAGGCCATGCACATGCTTTTTGGTCGAGCTGAAAGCCACTCAACAACTTACTTCTTTGGACAAGCAAAGCCCCACAAATAAACTGCTTCGTATTTATACGTAGCTCATATGATGGGCCGTGAAAACAGTATGGACCGCCCCAAGATATAATAGTGAGGGTCCTTTCAGCCCACACTCTACCCACCAAGCCCATTCAGCCCGTGGAGAGCCCACACGCGCGGATGACTCAGTTGGGCCCATGAACCTTATCCCCTTCCGACTTAAACCCAAACGTCCACTTCCACCACCACTCCGCTTTCGCCTCTTCCGCCTCCTGCCCACCGCCGGCATGCTCGCCGTCTCGCCCCATCCCCGCCTCCCTCTACTCCCCGGCGTCTGCCCCATCCTCTCTTTTCCCTTCCAGTTCCCTTGCCGCCGCTACCGCTCCACCACCAGCCGCCTCCGCTGTGGTCTCCGCCCCCTCTGTCGCCTCCGCACGGACGCCatggccgggcggcgcgcgggcatcGTGATCGACGTGGATAAGGTGGCAGAGACCGGCGACCTAGACCTCCCTGTGGATGTATCGTTCACGAGGAGGCTTCCCCCTGCGCTCACTGTCGGTGACGGTCTCGACGCGCTGCGGCGGGCTGCAGCTGAGGTCAAGGCCAGCCCGCCTGCTGGCGCCAGGAGCGGCGTGATCAGGTTCGAGGTAAGCTTCGGGAATCATCGCAGCCTTTTCGTGACGTTGTCAAAAGGAGATTGTTGGCTGGTTTGGTAATGACTGATGGCGTTTGGGTGTGGGAAGCATTTGCAGAATTTTGGGGGCTCGCTTTGTAGTTACGATGCTGTTATCCTTGTTTCGTTCCTTTCACTGCAGGCGAAATTTGATTGACGCGGTATAAGTGATGTAGAATTAAGTTTGGGACCAAACTAGGGCTTAGATCACTCTCTGCTGGTCAATTCATCCGCATACAATTGTTAGCATGCATAAGCATCTCCCTCCCAATTTGTTATTGCTGGATCAATCATTATTTACCATGGATGCTATTAGTATTATATAAGTTTAAATGCGATGAACTTCAATTATAGATTCGGTATCTCAGTTGGTGTAATAGACTTATGGTAAATGCAGCCTTTGGATTTGCTCCCAAACTTGCGCTCCATTTACCCTTAGAGTCCAACGAGACTTCACCCTAGATTCTTTAGATGACTATTTACTCAAATTTTGTGCAGTCAGAGCATTGTTGGCTCTTGGCATGGCAATGTGCAACATATAAATTTGTAGACTTTAGGCTGGCATTCTGAAGCTTACATGCATTGAGCTATAGGATGCTATAGAACTACTAGAGGAATCACTTGCGTAACTAGTCTTGGCATGAATTTGTCCATCTCTTGAAGTCCAAGCAACACTGGAAGATGATTAACCAACATGCAATGGTGCAGGTACTTGTTCCACCCAGTACAAAGGCGCTTAAGTGGTGCTCTCAGTTTAGGGGATCATCATTGTTTCCTCAGTTTTATTTATCGAGGAAGCTAACCTCTTGTCCATCATTTCAACTTGAAACCTGTGGCATTGGGTCTGCAATTTGCTTGCACGGTTCCTACCTAGGAAAACATGGATTTGATTTAGTATTGAGGTGAggtcccccctccctccccctctctgcCTCTCATGCACGCACACATCCTAACACGATTAGGGCTTATTGTTTCCTTGCAGATATATTTCTTCTGATTCACACTTGATAAGGGCTTATGGATTTGTAGGCATGAAATATGACGAGGAATTGTCGTCCATAGAGGAGAAACTTGGCTCATATTACTTCTTCATCCCTCAGGTAATAACCTTCACTTTTCTATGGCATCCCTCAGGAGTGTTTTTATCAACCTTTATGCAATATAAACTCAATGTGGAAGTCATTCTATATTCAGATAGAGGGAATCTTACAGTCTCAAAGTTTTGTGTAATATCTGTATTTTTTACTTAACTTGATCTTGATGGTTCGCATGGTCACATTGACACAAAGCTGAAACACTTAGCTCCACAGTGTTAGTTTTTAGTGGTCCTCAAAGTAGTTGTTAATTGCAAGATGATTCCTTGTTCAAGCAGCATACACTTAGTTCTTACATGCAGTAATAGTGCAATTGCACCAGTATCGACAGTACTGAACTTATTTTATGTAAAATTAAAAATACTGAAAGTTGTAGCTGAGCCATTTTTCAAATGAATGCAATGTTCCCTGACCAGCTTTGCCCAGTGGACCAAGTGTTCAACTTAGTGAGCTTAATTTGGTCCCCTCAGCAAGCTGGTGAATGGAAATGCCTGGGTGAGTATTATGGCCATGACACCACACAACTTACAATTTTCTCGTTGTAGAATTTACACCTGAATATCCATTTGAGTATTACTCATGTAAAAGCAATGCTACCAAAAAGACTGCAAAGTGGAAATCAACTCTTTTGAGCTACGAGGAAAATTGTTGAATAGTGTTTTTTTCCCAATTTCATTTCTGCAAACCAGCCATGTTGCAATCTATACCCACTCACAATTGTTTCAGCTAATCTTTGCAGGCATCATGTAATTATTAGAATTTCTAGCATTTGTAGTTCTCAGTAACATATATCTTACAGGTTGAATTGAGCGAGTTTGATAGTTGTTCCATACTATCATCAACCATGGTTTGGGATGACTCTGTTTCTCATACATTCAAGGATGCTGTTTCTTTATTTGAATCTTGCTTTGATCAGGTATGCGGAACTAGATAACAATTCTTCAGTTTTTTTCAACTTCTTGCTAAATAATTTGCGGTTTGGCTTGCCTTATTGCACACTTATCTACTGTCTGTTTCTTAACTTCACTTTGTATGATTTATTACGCTTCTGTACCACTACATAAAAAAGGCTTATTTACTTTGTAGACCTTCGACTGTTTTCAGTCATCTCAATAAATATAGTTGCTTATTTATtgaattttaatattttatgtTTTACCACCTTAAACAGATACAAAATAGCTATGATTCTTCAGACAACATTTGTCACAAAGGTCTGGTACCGAGTTACATTTCTGGAGATGCACATTTGTCAGAGACTGGGAATCCTCAGCTGGTAATATTTCTTCCTTGGATTGTGCATAGTATGTGCTACTGATTCAAAGTATGGAAACTCCTTGGGGTGCTATTGCCCATCGACACTTGTTATTAATTCCAACTTTGTTGGATCCACCTTACCAGGTGTATTTGGATGCAGAACTGCTCGCCACAATAGATGCCAAAGCTGATGTGCTAAAGGTATTCCCTTAACCTCAGTAAGTTTACTTGAGCATTATACCTTGCTCTTTGTTTGTGAATGATTTTTTTGTTTTCGCCTTTACGAATCTCATGCTTCTTACAAAAGATACtgcttctgtttctttttataAGGCATACTAGGATATGGGTAAGTCTTTAGGATTGTACTTTGATCATCAATTTCTCTTACAGTTTATCATTGTTCGACAAAATCAATgtcatattaaaaaaattgtgaAATACAAATCTATTGATATAACTTTCATACACTAACCATGCACGTAATTTGACTAACTGCTAGTCAAAATTTATGGAGTTTGATCTTTTTAAGTCCTACACTCCCTAtaaaaagaaatagaagcattttattaaaaaaaaatttatcgaacatgcaggagagctgcgtatctttttATTAAGGGTCTCTTTGGTaaagctccatctgattcttaTTCTCTAtgagagctgattctctgagagaagtgattttgtggctgaaagtgattctctttgattctctagcataaactcttaaaat
Proteins encoded in this window:
- the LOC117867114 gene encoding ASC1-like protein 1, whose protein sequence is MGLGAAAGRLLAEVDWERESYPAYDDFLALPAFVLFFPTVRFFLDRFVFERVARRLILGQGHQRTSNETEETRKKIRKFKESAWKCVYFLSGELLALSVTYNEPWFTNTRYFWVGPGEQVWPDQKIKLKLKAVYMYAAGFYTYSIFALIFWETRRSDFGVSMSHHVATVVLIVLSYVFRFARVGSIVLAIHDASDVFLEVGKMSKYSHCDWLANISFLLFVVSWILLRLTYFPFWILRSTSYEVLLTLDKKKHNFDGPIYYYVFNSLLFSLLVLHIYWWVLIYRMLVRQIRTRNVGDDVRSDSEEEDEHED